One Pomacea canaliculata isolate SZHN2017 linkage group LG9, ASM307304v1, whole genome shotgun sequence DNA segment encodes these proteins:
- the LOC112572405 gene encoding ankyrin repeat family A protein 2-like isoform X1 gives MESVSPDTGKHQEEESFKESGRRHSTSDVPQKGASPPKRGPPPGLRIFSPVDSDDLEVETVLSDGRGSRTLHGALSRSRSTDHFDVTSKINQSPFRPSTVMTNLSRGNVQTTTPSIYPTLTIHQMAAQGEVVILQQELHDGIDINSVDENGLTALHWACANGQLATVEFLVKNGADISLGGNQGETPLLLASCYGFCEIVKFLLTMGIDVNYADESGGTALIYAAYNNHAACITSLLEFGADLTATNEDQLTAFDLSVAQGNRAAQQAIERFMLSTIEGPAPQ, from the exons ATG GAGAGTGTATCACCAGACACTGGGAAGCACCAGGAAGAAGAATCATTCAAAGAAAGTGGCAGAAGACACAGCACAAGTGATGTACCTCAAAAGGGAGCATCACCACCAAAAAGAGGACCTCCACCTGGTCTTCGCATTTTCTCTCCTGTGGACAGTGATGACCTGGAAGTCGAAACAGTCCTTAGTGATG GACGTGGGTCACGCACATTACATGGGGCTTTGTCTAGATCTCGTTCCACTGATCATTTTGATGTGACCTCCAAAATCAACCAGTCACCTTTTCGG CCTTCCACCGTCATGACAAACCTGAGCAGGGGTAATGTCCAGACCACCACTCCATCCATATATCCAA cTCTAACAATCCACCAGATGGCGGCACAAGGGGAGGTAGTCATACTGCAACAAGAATTACATGATG GAATTGACATCAACAGTGTTGACGAAAATGGTCTCACGGCTCTGCACTGGGCCTGTGCCAATGGTCAGCTGGCCACCGTTGAATTTCTGGTGAAGAACGGTGCAGACATTTCTTTAGGAGGAAATCAGGGCGAAACACCGTTACTGCTGGCTTCATGCTATGGTTTCTGTGAAATTGTCAAGTTTCTCTTGACCATGGGAATTGATGTCAACTATGCAGATGAG AGTGGAGGCACAGCCCTTATTTATGCAGCCTACAACAACCATGCAGCGTGTATTACATCTTTGCTAGAGTTTGGGGCAGACCTTACAGCAACTAATGAGGATCAGCTTACGGCCTTTGATCTCTCTGTAGCCCAAGGCAACAGGGCAG CACAACAGGCTATTGAGCGTTTTATGCTGAGTACAATAGAAGGACCTGCTCCACAGTGA
- the LOC112572405 gene encoding ankyrin repeat family A protein 2-like isoform X2, with product MSVSPDTGKHQEEESFKESGRRHSTSDVPQKGASPPKRGPPPGLRIFSPVDSDDLEVETVLSDGRGSRTLHGALSRSRSTDHFDVTSKINQSPFRPSTVMTNLSRGNVQTTTPSIYPTLTIHQMAAQGEVVILQQELHDGIDINSVDENGLTALHWACANGQLATVEFLVKNGADISLGGNQGETPLLLASCYGFCEIVKFLLTMGIDVNYADESGGTALIYAAYNNHAACITSLLEFGADLTATNEDQLTAFDLSVAQGNRAAQQAIERFMLSTIEGPAPQ from the exons ATG AGTGTATCACCAGACACTGGGAAGCACCAGGAAGAAGAATCATTCAAAGAAAGTGGCAGAAGACACAGCACAAGTGATGTACCTCAAAAGGGAGCATCACCACCAAAAAGAGGACCTCCACCTGGTCTTCGCATTTTCTCTCCTGTGGACAGTGATGACCTGGAAGTCGAAACAGTCCTTAGTGATG GACGTGGGTCACGCACATTACATGGGGCTTTGTCTAGATCTCGTTCCACTGATCATTTTGATGTGACCTCCAAAATCAACCAGTCACCTTTTCGG CCTTCCACCGTCATGACAAACCTGAGCAGGGGTAATGTCCAGACCACCACTCCATCCATATATCCAA cTCTAACAATCCACCAGATGGCGGCACAAGGGGAGGTAGTCATACTGCAACAAGAATTACATGATG GAATTGACATCAACAGTGTTGACGAAAATGGTCTCACGGCTCTGCACTGGGCCTGTGCCAATGGTCAGCTGGCCACCGTTGAATTTCTGGTGAAGAACGGTGCAGACATTTCTTTAGGAGGAAATCAGGGCGAAACACCGTTACTGCTGGCTTCATGCTATGGTTTCTGTGAAATTGTCAAGTTTCTCTTGACCATGGGAATTGATGTCAACTATGCAGATGAG AGTGGAGGCACAGCCCTTATTTATGCAGCCTACAACAACCATGCAGCGTGTATTACATCTTTGCTAGAGTTTGGGGCAGACCTTACAGCAACTAATGAGGATCAGCTTACGGCCTTTGATCTCTCTGTAGCCCAAGGCAACAGGGCAG CACAACAGGCTATTGAGCGTTTTATGCTGAGTACAATAGAAGGACCTGCTCCACAGTGA